The Pseudomonas fluorescens genome includes a window with the following:
- the sohB gene encoding protease SohB: MEFFIEYAGFLAKTVTLVIAILVVLVSFAALRSKGRRKSTGQLQVSKLNDFYKGLRERLEQTLLDKDQLKALRKAEGKAEKAGKKNKDKPAAKPRVFVLDFDGDIKASATESLRHEITALLTLATPKDEVVLRLESGGGMVHSYGLASSQLARIRQAGVPLTVCIDKVAASGGYMMACIGEKIISAPFAILGSIGVVAQLPNVNRLLKKHDIDFEVLTAGEYKRTLTVFGENTEKGREKFQEDLDITHELFKNFVSNYRPQLAIDEVATGEVWLGVAAQGKGLVDELKTSDEYLAERAKGAELYHLHYAERKSLQERIGMAASGSVDRVLLSWWSRLTQQRFW, encoded by the coding sequence GTGGAGTTTTTCATCGAGTACGCCGGTTTCCTGGCCAAGACCGTGACGCTGGTGATCGCCATCCTGGTGGTGCTGGTCAGTTTTGCTGCGTTGCGCAGCAAGGGGCGGCGCAAGTCGACCGGTCAGTTGCAGGTGAGCAAACTCAACGATTTCTACAAGGGGCTACGTGAGCGTCTGGAACAGACGCTGCTGGACAAGGATCAGCTCAAGGCGCTGCGCAAGGCCGAAGGCAAGGCTGAAAAGGCCGGGAAGAAAAACAAGGACAAACCGGCGGCCAAGCCCCGGGTGTTCGTGCTGGATTTCGACGGTGACATCAAGGCCTCGGCCACCGAGAGCCTGCGTCATGAAATCACTGCGCTGCTGACCCTGGCGACGCCGAAGGATGAAGTAGTGCTGCGCCTGGAAAGTGGCGGCGGCATGGTCCACAGCTACGGCCTGGCCTCGTCGCAACTGGCGCGGATCCGTCAGGCCGGCGTGCCGTTGACGGTCTGCATCGACAAGGTCGCGGCCAGCGGTGGCTACATGATGGCGTGCATCGGCGAGAAGATCATCAGCGCTCCTTTCGCGATCCTGGGTTCCATCGGCGTCGTCGCGCAATTGCCCAACGTCAACCGGCTGCTGAAGAAACACGACATCGATTTCGAAGTGTTGACGGCCGGGGAATACAAACGCACGTTGACGGTGTTCGGCGAAAATACCGAGAAGGGCCGGGAGAAATTCCAGGAAGACCTGGACATTACCCATGAGCTGTTCAAGAACTTCGTGTCCAACTACCGCCCGCAACTGGCCATCGATGAAGTGGCGACCGGTGAGGTCTGGTTGGGTGTCGCGGCGCAGGGCAAGGGCTTGGTGGACGAGCTGAAAACCAGCGATGAATACCTGGCCGAACGCGCCAAGGGTGCCGAGCTGTACCACCTGCACTACGCCGAACGCAAAAGCCTGCAGGAACGCATCGGCATGGCGGCCAGCGGTTCGGTGGATCGTGTGCTGCTCAGTTGGTGGAGCCGCCTGACCCAGCAGCGGTTCTGGTAA
- a CDS encoding fatty acid cis/trans isomerase — MPYRVLFGSLLLLLCFTAAAGSRAPAISYTRDIQPIFTEKCVACHACYDSACQLNLGSGEGAARGASKLSVYDGERRQAAEPTRLFYDASGQRAWQRKGFYSVLDAQGSQAALMARMLELGHRTPLQPNAKLPEEIVLGLNRENSCAMPDQFNEYAGAHPKEGMPLAVTGLTDQQYQTLQRWLAAGAPIDQQALAPSAAEALQVVQWENLLNAPGARESLVGRWLFEHWFLAHIYFKDGEPGHFFQWVRSRTPTGQPIDLINTRRPNDDPGTRVYYRLWPVQGVIVHKTHITYGLSAAKMGRIKSLFYSGKWQVTALPGYGPERRANPFSTFEAIPAQARYQFMLDNAEYFVRTFIRGPVCRGQIATDVIRDNFWALFQAPEHDLYITDPNYRGQATPLLAMPGQNDDVGSVLSLWLDYRDKRNEYEALRRDVYADAPAPSWSTLWAGNDNALLSIFRHFDSASVNKGLIGEVPQTMWLFDFPLLERTYYQLAVNFDVFGNVSHQAQTRLYFDLIRNGAEQNFLRLMPADSREGYLDDWYQAGGKFKMWLDYEAIDDDKPTALKLDERDPKGDFTQQLLARYGELNARPDPINRCDGAYCSRPNIDPALQNAEQALSRLVSRPAAGLKVIDQLPEATLLRVETASGHREVYSLLRNRAHSNVAFLLGEEARYQPGLDTLTVYPGVLSSYPNFMFNIPAGQVSAFVEAMQGAQDAPAFERIVERWGIRRSHPQFWYYFHDLSQYIQETEPLESGVLDMNRYQNL; from the coding sequence ATGCCGTACCGCGTCTTATTCGGCAGTCTGTTGCTGCTGTTGTGTTTTACCGCAGCCGCCGGGAGCCGCGCTCCCGCGATCTCCTACACCCGCGACATCCAGCCGATCTTCACGGAAAAATGCGTGGCCTGCCATGCCTGCTACGACTCCGCTTGCCAGTTGAACCTGGGCAGCGGCGAAGGCGCGGCACGGGGCGCGAGCAAGCTGTCGGTGTACGACGGCGAGCGGCGCCAGGCGGCCGAGCCGACCCGCTTGTTCTATGATGCCTCCGGCCAGCGCGCCTGGCAGCGCAAGGGCTTCTATTCGGTGCTCGATGCCCAAGGCAGCCAGGCTGCCCTGATGGCGCGCATGCTGGAGTTGGGCCATCGCACGCCGTTGCAGCCCAACGCCAAGCTGCCGGAAGAGATCGTGCTGGGCCTCAATCGCGAAAACAGCTGCGCGATGCCGGATCAATTCAACGAATACGCCGGCGCCCATCCCAAGGAAGGCATGCCCCTGGCCGTCACCGGCCTGACCGACCAGCAATACCAGACCCTGCAACGCTGGCTGGCCGCAGGCGCCCCCATCGATCAGCAGGCCCTGGCCCCGAGTGCCGCCGAAGCCTTGCAGGTGGTGCAATGGGAAAACCTGCTCAACGCCCCTGGCGCCCGGGAAAGCCTGGTGGGCCGCTGGTTGTTCGAGCACTGGTTCCTGGCGCACATCTATTTCAAGGACGGCGAGCCGGGGCATTTCTTCCAGTGGGTCCGTTCGCGCACGCCCACCGGCCAGCCGATCGACCTGATCAATACCCGCCGTCCGAATGATGACCCTGGCACCCGCGTCTATTACCGGCTCTGGCCGGTGCAAGGGGTGATCGTGCACAAGACCCACATTACCTACGGCTTGAGCGCGGCGAAGATGGGGCGCATCAAGAGCCTGTTCTACAGCGGCAAATGGCAGGTGACCGCGTTGCCGGGCTACGGTCCGGAGCGCCGGGCCAATCCATTTTCCACCTTCGAAGCGATCCCGGCCCAGGCTCGCTACCAGTTCATGCTCGATAACGCCGAGTATTTTGTGCGCACCTTCATTCGCGGGCCGGTGTGCCGGGGCCAGATTGCCACGGATGTGATCCGCGACAATTTCTGGGCGCTGTTCCAGGCCCCCGAACATGACCTGTACATTACAGACCCGAACTACCGCGGCCAGGCCACGCCGCTGCTGGCAATGCCGGGGCAGAACGACGATGTGGGCAGCGTCCTCAGCCTGTGGCTCGACTACCGGGACAAGCGCAACGAGTACGAAGCCTTGCGCCGCGACGTCTATGCCGATGCGCCGGCGCCGAGTTGGTCGACGCTGTGGGCCGGGAATGACAATGCATTGTTGAGCATTTTCCGGCACTTCGACAGTGCCTCGGTCAACAAGGGCTTGATCGGCGAAGTGCCGCAGACGATGTGGCTGTTCGACTTCCCGTTGCTGGAGCGCACCTATTACCAATTGGCGGTGAACTTCGATGTATTCGGCAACGTGTCCCACCAGGCCCAGACCCGGCTGTATTTCGATCTGATCCGCAACGGTGCGGAGCAGAACTTCCTGCGCCTGATGCCGGCCGACTCCCGGGAAGGCTATCTTGACGACTGGTACCAGGCCGGCGGCAAATTCAAGATGTGGCTCGATTACGAGGCCATCGACGATGACAAACCGACCGCTCTCAAGCTTGATGAGCGCGACCCCAAGGGCGATTTCACCCAGCAACTGCTGGCCCGGTACGGCGAGCTGAATGCCCGCCCCGATCCGATCAACCGCTGCGACGGCGCCTACTGCTCGCGCCCGAACATCGACCCGGCGCTGCAAAACGCCGAACAGGCCCTCAGTCGGCTGGTGTCGCGCCCTGCGGCGGGGCTCAAGGTGATCGACCAACTGCCGGAAGCGACTCTGCTGCGCGTCGAAACCGCCAGTGGTCATCGTGAAGTCTACAGCCTGCTGCGCAACCGAGCCCACAGCAACGTGGCGTTCCTGCTGGGCGAGGAGGCGCGATACCAGCCGGGGCTGGACACACTCACGGTCTACCCGGGCGTGCTCAGCAGCTATCCGAACTTCATGTTCAACATTCCGGCCGGGCAAGTGTCGGCATTCGTCGAGGCCATGCAAGGCGCCCAGGATGCACCGGCGTT
- a CDS encoding DUF934 domain-containing protein codes for MQRIIKNNEVIDETWHLLPKDATLDGISNCDDLIVPLALWRDHAHALKARDGGLGVWLDADEEAEEIGEDANQLQVIALNFPAFTDGRSYSNARLLRDRYGFKGELRAIGDVLRDQLFYMRRCGFDAFALRADKDPFEALESLKDFSVTYQAATDEPLPLFRRR; via the coding sequence ATGCAGCGAATCATTAAGAACAACGAGGTCATCGACGAAACCTGGCACCTGCTGCCCAAGGACGCGACCCTCGATGGCATCTCCAACTGTGACGACCTGATCGTGCCCCTGGCCTTGTGGCGCGATCATGCCCACGCCCTCAAGGCCCGCGACGGCGGCCTGGGCGTGTGGCTGGACGCCGACGAGGAAGCCGAGGAAATCGGCGAGGACGCCAACCAGTTGCAGGTCATCGCCTTGAACTTCCCGGCCTTCACCGACGGGCGCAGCTACTCCAACGCTCGCCTGCTGCGCGACCGCTATGGTTTCAAGGGTGAATTGCGGGCAATTGGCGACGTGCTGCGCGACCAGTTGTTCTACATGCGCCGCTGCGGCTTCGACGCCTTTGCCTTGCGTGCCGACAAAGACCCCTTTGAGGCCCTCGAAAGCCTCAAGGACTTCTCGGTGACCTACCAGGCTGCCACTGACGAACCGCTGCCGCTGTTCCGTCGTCGCTGA
- a CDS encoding DUF2970 domain-containing protein translates to MDEPTENKAPTLWQMLHSVGAAAFGVQSGKNRARDFTHGKPSHFIILGILFTVIFGLTLYGIVNLVLYFAGV, encoded by the coding sequence ATGGACGAACCGACCGAAAATAAGGCGCCCACCCTCTGGCAAATGCTGCACAGCGTGGGAGCGGCGGCCTTCGGCGTGCAAAGCGGAAAGAACCGCGCCCGCGACTTCACCCACGGCAAGCCAAGCCACTTCATCATCCTCGGCATCCTGTTTACGGTGATTTTCGGGTTGACGTTGTATGGGATCGTCAATCTGGTGTTGTACTTTGCGGGCGTATAG
- the metH gene encoding methionine synthase has protein sequence MSDRSARLYLLQQALKERILILDGGMGTMIQSYKLEEQDYRGKRFADWPSDVKGNNDLLVLSRPDVIGAIEKAYLDAGADILETNTFNATQVSQADYGMQGLAYELNLEGARLARKVADAKTLETPEKPRFVAGVLGPTSRTCSLSPDVNNPGYRNVTFDELVENYTEATKGLIEGGCDLILIETIFDTLNAKAAIFAVQGVYEALGVELPIMISGTITDASGRTLSGQTTEAFWNSVAHAKPISVGLNCALGASELRPYLEELSNKANTHVSAHPNAGLPNEFGEYDELPAETAKVIEEFAQSGFLNIVGGCCGTTPAHIEAIAKAVAGYAPRPIPEIPRACRLSGLEPFTIDRSSLFVNVGERTNITGSAKFARLIREDNYTEALEVALQQVEAGAQVIDINMDEGMLDSKKAMVTFLNLIAGEPDISRVPIMIDSSKWEVIEAGLKCIQGKGIVNSISMKEGVEQFIHHAKLCKRYGAAVVVMAFDEAGQADTEARKKEICKRSYDILVNEVGFPPEDIIFDPNIFAVATGIEEHNNYAVDFINACAYIRDELPYALTSGGVSNVSFSFRGNNPVREAIHSVFLLYAIRAGLTMGIVNAGQLEIYDQIPVELRDAVEDVILNRTPEGTDALLAIADKYKGDGSVKEAETEEWRGWEVNKRLEHALVKGITTHIVEDTEESRLSFARPIEVIEGPLMAGMNIVGDLFGAGKMFLPQVVKSARVMKQAVAHLIPFIEAEKGDKPEAKGKILMATVKGDVHDIGKNIVGVVLGCNGYDIVDLGVMVPAEKILQVAKEQKCDIIGLSGLITPSLDEMVHVAREMQRQDFHLPLMIGGATTSKAHTAVKIEPKYSNDAVIYVTDASRAVGVATQLLSKELKPAFVEKTRLDYMDVRERTSNRSARTERLSYAAAIAKKPQFDWSSYQPVKPTFTGARVLDDIDLNVLAEYIDWTPFFISWDLAGKYPRILTDEVVGEAATALYADARAMLRKLIDEKLISARAVFGFWPANQVHDDDLEVYGDDGKPLARLHHLRQQIIKTDGKPNFSLADFVAPKDSGVTDYVGGFITTAGIGAEEVAKAYQEAGDDYNSIMVKALADRLAEACAEWLHQQVRKNYWGYAQDESLDNDALIKEQYTGIRPAPGYPACPDHTEKATLFRLLDPEASELKAGRSGVFLTEHYAMFPAAAVSGWYFAHPQAQYFAVGKIDKDQVQSYTARKGQELSVTERWLSPNLGYDN, from the coding sequence ATGTCCGATCGCAGCGCTCGCCTTTATCTTCTCCAGCAAGCCCTCAAGGAGCGCATCCTGATCCTCGACGGCGGCATGGGCACGATGATCCAGAGCTACAAGCTCGAAGAGCAGGACTACCGCGGCAAGCGTTTCGCCGACTGGCCGAGCGACGTCAAGGGCAACAACGACCTGCTGGTGCTGAGCCGCCCGGACGTGATCGGCGCCATCGAAAAAGCCTACCTGGATGCCGGCGCCGACATCCTGGAAACCAACACCTTCAACGCCACCCAGGTGTCCCAGGCCGACTACGGCATGCAAGGCCTGGCCTACGAGCTGAACCTGGAAGGCGCGCGCCTGGCCCGTAAAGTGGCTGACGCCAAGACCCTGGAAACCCCGGAGAAGCCACGTTTCGTTGCCGGCGTACTCGGCCCGACCAGCCGCACCTGCTCGCTGTCGCCGGATGTGAACAACCCCGGCTACCGCAACGTGACCTTCGACGAACTGGTGGAGAACTACACCGAGGCCACCAAGGGCCTGATCGAAGGCGGTTGCGACCTGATCCTGATCGAGACCATTTTCGACACGCTCAATGCCAAGGCAGCGATTTTCGCCGTGCAGGGTGTTTACGAAGCGTTGGGCGTCGAACTGCCGATCATGATCTCCGGCACCATCACCGATGCGTCCGGTCGTACCCTGTCCGGCCAGACCACCGAAGCCTTCTGGAACTCCGTGGCCCACGCCAAGCCGATTTCCGTGGGCTTGAACTGCGCCCTCGGCGCTAGCGAACTGCGCCCGTACCTGGAAGAGCTGTCGAACAAGGCCAACACCCATGTCTCGGCCCACCCGAACGCCGGCCTGCCCAACGAATTCGGCGAATACGACGAGTTGCCGGCCGAGACCGCCAAAGTCATCGAGGAATTCGCCCAGAGCGGCTTCCTGAACATCGTCGGCGGTTGCTGCGGCACCACCCCGGCCCACATCGAAGCCATCGCCAAGGCCGTGGCCGGCTATGCCCCGCGGCCGATTCCAGAGATTCCCCGGGCCTGCCGCCTGTCGGGCCTGGAACCGTTCACCATCGATCGCAGCTCGCTGTTCGTCAACGTCGGCGAGCGGACCAACATTACCGGCTCCGCCAAGTTCGCCCGCTTGATCCGCGAAGACAACTACACCGAAGCCCTGGAAGTGGCGCTGCAACAGGTCGAGGCCGGCGCCCAGGTGATCGACATCAACATGGACGAGGGCATGCTCGATTCGAAGAAGGCCATGGTGACCTTCCTCAATCTGATTGCCGGCGAACCGGACATCTCCCGCGTGCCGATCATGATCGACTCCTCCAAGTGGGAAGTGATCGAGGCCGGCCTCAAGTGCATCCAGGGCAAGGGCATCGTCAACTCCATCAGCATGAAGGAAGGCGTCGAGCAGTTCATCCATCACGCCAAGCTGTGCAAGCGCTACGGCGCCGCCGTGGTGGTGATGGCGTTCGACGAAGCCGGCCAGGCCGACACCGAGGCGCGCAAGAAGGAAATCTGCAAGCGCTCCTATGACATCCTGGTCAATGAAGTCGGCTTCCCGCCGGAAGACATCATTTTCGACCCGAACATCTTCGCCGTCGCCACCGGTATCGAAGAGCACAACAACTATGCCGTGGATTTCATCAACGCCTGCGCCTACATCCGCGACGAACTGCCCTACGCGCTGACCTCCGGCGGCGTGTCCAACGTGTCCTTCTCGTTCCGTGGCAACAACCCGGTGCGCGAGGCGATCCACTCGGTGTTCCTGCTCTATGCGATCCGCGCGGGCCTGACCATGGGCATCGTCAATGCCGGCCAACTGGAGATCTACGACCAGATCCCGGTGGAACTGCGCGACGCCGTGGAAGACGTGATCCTCAACCGTACCCCCGAAGGCACCGACGCCCTCCTCGCCATCGCCGACAAGTACAAGGGCGACGGCAGCGTCAAGGAAGCGGAAACCGAGGAATGGCGCGGCTGGGAAGTGAACAAGCGCCTGGAACATGCCCTGGTCAAGGGCATCACCACCCACATCGTTGAAGACACCGAAGAATCGCGACTGTCGTTCGCCCGGCCGATCGAGGTCATTGAAGGCCCGCTGATGGCCGGCATGAACATCGTCGGCGACCTGTTTGGCGCCGGTAAGATGTTCCTGCCTCAGGTGGTCAAGTCCGCCCGTGTGATGAAGCAGGCCGTGGCCCACCTGATTCCGTTCATCGAGGCGGAAAAAGGCGACAAGCCGGAAGCCAAGGGCAAGATCCTGATGGCCACGGTCAAGGGCGACGTCCACGACATTGGCAAGAACATCGTCGGCGTGGTGCTCGGTTGCAACGGCTATGACATCGTCGACCTGGGCGTGATGGTGCCGGCGGAAAAAATCCTGCAGGTGGCCAAGGAGCAGAAGTGCGACATCATCGGCCTGTCCGGGCTGATCACCCCGTCCCTGGATGAGATGGTGCATGTGGCGCGGGAGATGCAGCGCCAGGACTTCCATCTGCCGCTGATGATTGGCGGGGCCACCACCTCCAAGGCCCACACGGCGGTAAAGATCGAGCCCAAGTACAGCAACGACGCGGTGATCTACGTCACCGATGCCTCCCGTGCCGTGGGCGTGGCGACCCAGTTGCTGTCCAAGGAACTCAAGCCGGCTTTCGTCGAGAAAACCCGCCTGGACTACATGGACGTGCGCGAGCGCACATCCAACCGCAGCGCTCGGACCGAACGCCTGAGCTATGCAGCGGCCATCGCCAAGAAGCCGCAGTTCGACTGGAGCAGCTACCAGCCGGTCAAGCCGACCTTCACTGGCGCGCGAGTCCTGGACGACATCGACCTGAACGTCCTGGCCGAATACATCGACTGGACGCCGTTTTTCATTTCCTGGGACCTGGCCGGCAAGTACCCACGCATCCTCACCGACGAAGTGGTCGGCGAAGCCGCCACCGCACTGTACGCCGATGCCCGGGCCATGCTGCGCAAGCTGATCGACGAGAAACTCATCAGCGCTCGCGCGGTATTTGGCTTCTGGCCCGCCAACCAGGTGCATGACGACGACCTGGAAGTCTACGGTGACGACGGCAAGCCCTTGGCGCGCCTGCACCACCTGCGCCAACAGATCATCAAGACCGACGGCAAGCCCAACTTCTCCCTGGCCGACTTCGTCGCGCCCAAGGACAGCGGCGTGACCGATTACGTCGGCGGTTTCATCACCACCGCCGGCATCGGCGCCGAAGAAGTCGCCAAGGCTTATCAGGAGGCCGGCGACGACTACAACTCGATCATGGTCAAGGCCCTCGCCGACCGTCTGGCCGAGGCCTGCGCCGAATGGTTGCACCAGCAAGTGCGCAAAAATTATTGGGGCTACGCCCAGGACGAGAGCCTGGACAACGACGCCTTGATCAAGGAGCAATACACCGGCATCCGCCCTGCCCCCGGTTACCCGGCCTGCCCGGACCACACCGAGAAAGCCACCTTGTTCCGTCTGCTCGACCCCGAGGCCAGCGAACTGAAGGCCGGACGCAGCGGTGTGTTCCTCACCGAACACTACGCCATGTTCCCGGCAGCGGCGGTCAGCGGCTGGTACTTCGCCCATCCCCAGGCGCAGTACTTTGCGGTGGGCAAGATCGATAAGGATCAGGTGCAGAGTTACACCGCGCGCAAGGGTCAGGAGTTGAGTGTGACGGAGCGGTGGTTGTCGCCGAACCTGGGTTACGACAACTAA
- a CDS encoding ABC transporter substrate-binding protein — translation MFKFICRLVALLCLSFWLPVHAAGAVSPSAQVRAATSVVFLNPGRSTETFWVSYSEFMQAAANGLGLRLRVEYAERDPERMIRQAQDVITSVDRPDYLVLVNEQYVAPRILQLAQGSGIKLFLVNNTLTSDQARLLAQQGAPPPELLGSLVPDDERSGYLMLTELLRQHGPLAPGQTLDLLAFSGKKSTPSAQLREKGLYRALAEHPQVHLRQLVYGEWNRERSYEQASQLAKRYPQTALVWSANDEMALGAMQAFEEAGRQPGKDVLFSAMNSSRAALQARIDGRLSVLFTGHFSLGGWAMVLLHDHARGTDLARHGGYNQQIDLMQSLDPARARAWLNMNPAKDYRLDFKRFSLVSRPDGERYAFSLDGLGRR, via the coding sequence ATGTTTAAGTTTATCTGCAGGCTGGTAGCGTTGTTATGCCTGTCATTCTGGTTACCGGTGCACGCCGCCGGCGCTGTTTCTCCTTCAGCCCAGGTGAGGGCTGCGACTTCTGTGGTGTTCCTCAATCCGGGGCGTTCGACCGAGACGTTCTGGGTCAGCTATAGCGAGTTCATGCAGGCCGCGGCTAATGGCTTGGGGTTGCGCCTGCGCGTGGAGTACGCCGAGCGCGATCCCGAGCGCATGATCCGCCAGGCTCAAGACGTCATCACGTCGGTTGACCGTCCGGACTACCTGGTGCTGGTCAACGAGCAGTATGTTGCCCCGCGCATCCTGCAATTGGCCCAGGGCAGCGGGATCAAGCTGTTCCTGGTGAACAACACGCTGACCAGCGACCAGGCCCGCCTGCTGGCCCAGCAGGGCGCGCCGCCTCCCGAACTGCTTGGCAGCCTGGTGCCCGACGACGAGCGCAGTGGCTACCTGATGCTCACCGAACTGTTGCGCCAGCATGGGCCGCTGGCGCCTGGGCAAACCCTCGACCTGTTGGCATTTTCCGGAAAGAAGTCCACGCCTTCGGCGCAACTGCGTGAGAAAGGTCTGTACCGGGCGCTGGCCGAGCATCCACAGGTACACCTGCGCCAGTTGGTCTATGGCGAGTGGAATCGCGAGCGCTCCTACGAGCAGGCCAGCCAACTGGCCAAGCGGTATCCGCAGACCGCGTTGGTGTGGTCCGCCAACGATGAGATGGCCCTGGGCGCCATGCAGGCGTTCGAGGAGGCGGGTCGCCAGCCAGGCAAGGATGTGTTGTTCAGCGCCATGAACAGTTCCAGGGCGGCGCTCCAGGCCCGCATCGACGGGCGCTTGAGCGTGCTGTTCACCGGGCACTTCAGCTTGGGAGGGTGGGCCATGGTGCTACTCCATGATCACGCCCGGGGCACTGACCTCGCGCGTCATGGCGGCTACAACCAGCAGATCGACCTGATGCAATCGCTCGATCCGGCCCGCGCTCGAGCGTGGCTGAACATGAATCCTGCCAAGGACTATCGTCTGGATTTCAAGCGCTTCAGCCTGGTGTCTCGCCCGGATGGCGAGCGCTATGCCTTTTCGCTCGATGGGCTGGGGCGTCGCTAG
- a CDS encoding nitrite/sulfite reductase, translated as MYVYDEYDQRIIEDRVKQFRDQTRRYLAGELSEEEFRPLRLQNGLYIQRFAPMLRVAVPYGQLTSRQVRKLAQIARDYDKGYAHISTRQNVQYNWPALEDVPEILAELATVQMHAIQTSGNCLRNVTTDQFAGVAADELIDPRPWCEIVRQWTTFHPEFAYLPRKFKIAINGSTSDRAAIEVHDIGLETVYNAAGELGFRVLVGGGLGRTPVVGAFINEFLPWQDLLSYLDAILRVYNRYGRRDNKYKARIKILVKALTPEVFAEKVEAEMAHLRGGQTTLTEAEVHRVAKHFVDPQYKALGNQDAELAALDKEHPGFARWRTRNTLAHKKPGYVAVTLSLKPTGVAPGDITDKQLDAVADLAERYSFGQLRTSHEQNIILAEVEQSQLFTLWGELREQGFATPNIGLLTDMICCPGGDFCSLANAKSIPIAESIQRRFDDLDYLFDIGELDLNISGCMNACGHHHVGHIGILGVDKKGEEFYQVSLGGSGSRDASLGKILGPSFAQDDMPDVIEKLIDVYIEQRTEDERFIDTYQRIGIDLFKERVYAANH; from the coding sequence ATGTACGTATATGACGAGTACGATCAGCGGATCATCGAGGACCGCGTCAAGCAGTTCCGTGATCAGACCCGACGCTATCTGGCAGGCGAGCTGAGCGAAGAAGAATTCCGCCCTCTGCGCCTGCAGAATGGCCTGTATATCCAGCGCTTCGCCCCGATGCTGCGGGTGGCTGTGCCTTATGGCCAGCTGACTTCGCGCCAGGTGCGCAAGCTGGCGCAAATCGCCCGCGATTACGACAAGGGCTACGCCCACATCAGTACCCGGCAGAACGTCCAGTACAACTGGCCAGCCCTGGAAGATGTGCCCGAGATCCTCGCCGAACTGGCCACCGTGCAGATGCACGCGATCCAGACCAGCGGCAACTGCCTGCGCAACGTCACCACCGACCAGTTCGCCGGTGTCGCAGCCGACGAGTTGATCGACCCGCGCCCGTGGTGCGAGATTGTCCGCCAGTGGACGACGTTCCACCCGGAATTCGCCTACCTGCCACGCAAATTCAAGATCGCCATCAACGGCTCGACCTCTGACCGTGCGGCCATCGAAGTCCACGACATTGGCCTGGAGACGGTCTACAACGCGGCCGGCGAGTTGGGCTTCCGTGTACTGGTGGGCGGTGGCCTGGGGCGTACGCCGGTGGTCGGCGCGTTCATCAACGAGTTCCTGCCGTGGCAGGACCTGCTGAGCTACCTCGACGCCATCCTGCGGGTATACAACCGCTACGGCCGTCGCGACAACAAATACAAGGCGCGGATCAAGATCCTGGTCAAGGCCCTCACGCCTGAAGTGTTCGCCGAGAAGGTCGAAGCCGAGATGGCTCACCTGCGTGGCGGCCAGACCACCCTGACCGAAGCCGAAGTGCATCGCGTCGCCAAGCACTTTGTCGACCCACAGTACAAAGCGCTGGGCAATCAGGACGCCGAACTGGCAGCCCTCGACAAAGAACACCCTGGCTTCGCCCGCTGGCGCACCCGCAATACCCTGGCCCACAAGAAGCCGGGTTATGTCGCGGTGACCCTGTCCCTGAAGCCAACCGGCGTCGCGCCGGGCGACATCACCGACAAGCAACTGGACGCCGTGGCCGACCTGGCCGAGCGCTACAGCTTCGGCCAACTGCGCACCTCCCATGAGCAGAACATCATCCTGGCGGAGGTTGAACAGAGCCAGTTGTTCACCCTCTGGGGCGAGTTGCGCGAGCAAGGTTTCGCCACCCCGAACATCGGCCTGCTGACCGACATGATCTGCTGCCCGGGCGGCGACTTCTGCTCCCTGGCCAACGCCAAGTCGATCCCTATCGCCGAATCGATCCAGCGTCGCTTCGACGACCTGGACTACCTGTTCGACATCGGCGAGCTGGACCTGAACATTTCCGGCTGCATGAACGCCTGTGGTCACCACCACGTCGGCCACATCGGCATCCTGGGCGTGGACAAGAAAGGCGAAGAGTTCTACCAGGTCTCCCTGGGCGGCAGCGGTAGCCGCGACGCCAGCCTGGGCAAGATCCTCGGCCCGTCGTTTGCCCAGGACGACATGCCTGACGTGATCGAGAAGCTGATCGACGTGTACATCGAACAACGTACCGAAGACGAGCGTTTCATCGACACTTACCAACGTATTGGCATCGACCTCTTCAAGGAACGCGTCTATGCAGCGAATCATTAA